Part of the Phenylobacterium soli genome, GGTCCCGGTGGCGTAGGGCGTCACCAGCGGGCGGGTGACGACGTTGGAGAGGGTGGCGTCTGGCATCGGGTTGTCCCTTTCAAGCGGGACCACCAACCGGAAGGCGAAGCTCCGGGTTCCATACCCGGTTTACGAGAACCGCCCCCGCCCCCAGCTTCGCGCCGGTCGTCAGCGCTGGGCGGCGTAGAGCTTGACCACCCGGTAGAGGAACTCGCGCCCCTCGTAGAGGGAGCGGACGCGGATACGCTCGTTGAGGCCGTGGACGCCGCCGCCGTCCGGCTCGCCGAACATGCCCGAGAGGCCATAGGTCGGAACGCCCGCAGCCAGCATGAAGCGGCCGTCGGTGGCGCCGGTGGACATGGCCGGCACCAGCGGCACGCCGGGCCAGAGCTCGCCCGCCACCTTCTCGGCCGGGCCGAGGATCTGTGGCGTCAGGGGCGGCGGCGGCGAGACCGGGCTCTTGGCCCCGGCCGGCTCCAGCTTCACCGCGGGCTCGGCCATGACCTTGGCCAGGGTCGCCTCGGTCGCCTCGACGCTCTCGTCGGGCAGGATGCGGCAGTTGACGTTGGCGCTGGCCTTCTGCGGCAGGGCGTTCAGGGCGTGGCCGCCGTCGATCATGGTGGCCACGCAGGTGGTCCGCATCATCGAATTGTAGCCGGGATCCTTGGCGATGGCGGCGATGGCCTCGGGCGTCGGGGCGTCGGAGGCGGCGAGCTTCATGGCCGCGCCCATCTCGCCGCCCATGATGGCGCTCATCTTGGTGAAGTGCAGACGCGTGGCCTGGTTGATGTGAACCGGGAAGTCATAGGCGCCCAGCCGGGCGAGCGCATTGGCCAGGTGGTAGATCGCGTTGTCCTTCACCGGGCGCGAGGAGTGACCGCCGGGATTGGTCACCGAGAGGGTGAAGTCCTGGTAGACCTTCTCGCCCGCCTGGATGCCGAGGAACACGCGCTGGTCGCCCTGCAGGCGCCCGCCGGCGCCCTCGTTGAGCGCAAAGGCGGCGTCCATCAGTTCGCGGTGGGTGGAGAGCAGCCAGGAGACGCCGTTGAAGGTGTCGGGTGTCTCTTCGCCGCAGGTCAGCGCCAGCTTGATGGAGCGGCGCGGTTTGAAGCCCTCCTTGCGGAAGCGGATCATGGCGTCGGTAAAGGACGAGGCCATGGCTTTGTCGTCGCTCGCGCCGCGGGCGTAGAAGTAGCCGTTCTCCTCGACCAGCTTGAAGGGATCGCGCGTCCAGTCGGCGCGCTTGGCCTCCACCACGTCGATGTGGGCGAGCAGCATCACCGGCTTCAGCTTGGCGTCGGAGCCATGCAGCACGGCGATGAGGTTGCCGTCCTTGGGCCGGTCGGCGGGCGCCAGCACCTGGACGTCGGCGGCCGGGTAGCCGGCGGCCTTGAGGCGAGCGGCCATGGCCTCGGCGGCGCGGGTGCAGGACCCGTGCTCGGCCGTGGTGTCGATTTCGATGAGCTCCTTGTAGAGGTCGCGGAACTCGGCCTGGCCGGGGAAGTTCGGGGCGGCCGCAGGGGCGGCGGCGGTCTTGTCGGCGGCGAGCGCGGGCGATGTCGCGGCGACGAGCAGGGCCGCGGCGGCGGCGACGGTTCGGAACATCAGGGCCCCTCCAGGTTACGCGGCGGGACCGTAGGAGGCCGTCACAATCGCGGCAAGGCCGCTTAGTTGACCTCTGTTTTCTGGGGCGGCTTGGGCGGCAGCGGCGCGACGGGCACGCCGTCCTCGACCAGCTCCTTGACCTCCTTCGGCGAGGCCTGGCCATAGATGCCGCGGTCCTCGGCGCGCCCCTCGTGGATGGCGCGGGCTTCGGATGCGAAGGCGTCGCCGACGTCGTCGAAGTTCTCCTCCACATGCGCCCGGAGCTTGCCCATCGCCTCCATCATCATCTGGGCGCGGCGAGGCGCTTCGTCCTGCACGGTCTTGCGGGCGCCGACGACGGCCGGAGCCATGATCTGCTTGCGGACGGTCTTGGACGCGCAGACCGGGCATTCCACGAGGCCGCGCGCCTGTTGCTGGTCGTAGTCGGCCGAGGAGCCGAACCAGCCTTCGAACTCGTGGTCGTGGTCGCAGACCAGGGCGTAGCGGATCATCGGACGGGTTCAGGGGCCAGTGAAGGCGCGCGCATTGGCAAGGGCCGGGATGGCGCGGCGCGCCTTGCCGGCGGCCGCCAGGTCGAGGTCGGCGAGAAGCACGCCTGGCTCGTCGTGGTCAAGCCGGGCGATGACCTCGCCCCAAGGGCCGACGACGATGGTATGGCCCCAGGTGCCGCGGCCGTCCTCGTGGAAGCCGCCCTGGGCGGGGGCGAGGACGAAGGAGCCGGTCTCGATCGCCCGGGCGCGCATCAGCACCTCCCAGTGGGCCTCCCCGGTCGGCCGGGTGAAGGCGGCCGGGATGGTCATCACCTCGGCGCCGGCCAGAGCCAGGGCGCGGTAGAGGGCCGGGAAGCGCAGGTCGTAGCAGATGGTGAGTCCGAGCTTCGTGCCCGGGATGTCGGCCACCACGGCCCTGTCGCCGGGGGTGTAGCTCTCGCTCTCCCGCGCCACCTCGCCGGTAGGCAGGTCGACGTCGAACATGTGCAGCTTGTCGTAGGTGGCGGTGATGGCGCCCTGCGGGTCGATCAGGACGGCGCGGTTGGCGCACTTGCCGTCCTCGCGTCTCACCAGGGCCGAACCGATCAGGATCCAGACGCCAAGGTCCTTCGCCGCCTCGCGCATGCCGGCGACGAAGACGTCCTCCTCGAGGCTCATCAAGGCCGGGAACAGCTTGGCCCGGTCCTTCTGCAGGATGTTGGAGCCTTCGGGGGTGGCGATGAATTCCGCGCCGCCCGCCGCGGCCTCGCGGACCAGCGGCAGGATCTGGGCGAGCGCCGCGTCCTGGGACGCGGGCGTGCGGGACTGGATGAGGCCGACCTTCATGACCAGGCTAGATAGGCCATCCCCTCCCTGAAGAGGAGGGCTCGCGTGCTAGGCCGCGGCCTGCAGCAGAGGGTCGAGTTTCCCCTCGCGCTCCAGGGCCATCATGTCGTCGCAGCCGCCGATGTGGCGATCGCCGACAAAGATCTGGGGGAAGGTCATGCGTCCGGAGCGCTGGACCATCTCGGCCTTCTTGTCCGGATCGAAGGCGGCTTCGATCTCGGTGAAATCGACGCCCTTCTCCTCGAGGAGGGACACCGCCCGGATGCAATAGGGGCAGTAGGGCTTGGTGTAGATGGTGACGTGGGCCATGGCGCTCAAACGAAGAATGGTCGCGAAAGCTTCATATGGTGAGTCCGCCCATCTCTTTAACCCGGGCCACCACTGCGACATCGACGCGCGCCGCGCCGGCGGCCTTGAGCGCCCGCGCGCAGCCTTCCGCCGTCGCCCCGGTGGTCATGACGTCGTCGATCAGGAGGATGTGCTTGCCCTCCACCTGACGGCGGCGGGCGGCCGGGACCACGAAGGCGGCGGCGACGTTGCGACGGCGCCCTGACCCAGACTTGCCCGCCTGGCTCTCGGTGGCGCGGCGGCGGACCAGGGCGTCCGGCAGGTAGGCGAGCCCCTCGCGGCGGGCCAGCGGCCGGGCGATCTCGGCCGCCTGGTTGTAGCGCCGCTTGAGCAGGCGAAGCGCGTGCAGCGGAACGGGGGCGACGGCGTCGGCCTCGACGACGAGGTCGCGGGCGGCGCGGCCGATCCACAGGGAGAACAGCTCGCCGAGGTCGGGCCGGTCGGCGTGCTTGAGCTTGAGGATCGGCTCGCGGGAGGCCTCGTCGTAGAGGCAGGCGGCGCGGGCGGCGTCGAAGGCGCGGGGCCGGGCGAGGCAGGCGGCGCAGCGCGCAGGTTCCCCGTTCAGGCCGGGGCCCTGGTCATAGGGAAAGGGCGATCCGCAGCCGTCGCAGACCGGATCGTCGAGGAAGTGGATGCGGCTCCAGAGCTCGGCGGGGAGGCCGCCGGCCGAGGCCGCGGGACCGCCGTCGAGGCTGCGGGGCGGGAAGACCAGGTCGAGCGCGGTTCGCCAGGCGGCCCGCAGGTGCGGGGCTGGCGTCCAGCCGGCGAAGGGACCATGTTCCGCGCGCAATGTCCGAACCGCCCCGCCTCTTCGACCGAACCCTGCACCGCAAGCGACTGGACCGCGCCGCCAGGGGCTTCGGCCAGGCCGACTTCCTGCACCGCCGCGCCGCCCAGGACGTGGCCGAGCGGCTCGAGGCGATCATGCGGAATTTTCCCGTTGCGGTCGAGCTGTCCTCGCGCGGCGGCGCCTTCCGCGAGGCGCTGAGCGCGGGCCCGGCGGCCGAACGCGTGGGGTTCCTGGCCGAGGCCGACCTGTCGCACGCCATGCTGGGCGGGCGCGGCGGCGCCCGCCTGGTGCTCGACGAGGAGGCCCTGCCCTTCGCCTCCGAGAGCCTGGACCTTGTGGTCTCGACGCTGGGCCTGCACTGGACCAACGACGTGGTCGGCGCCCTGGTGCAGATCCGCCTGGCGCTGAAGCCGGACGGCCTGTTCATCGGCGCCTTCCTGGGCGGCGCGACCCTGACCGAGCTGCGCCAGTCGCTGATGGACGCCGAGGCCGAGCTGCTCGGCGGGGCCGGCAGCCGCGTCTCGCCCTTCGCCGACACCGCCGACGCGGCCTCGCTGCTGCAGCGCGCCGGCTTCGCCCTGCCGGTCGCAGACGTGGACAGGGTCACGGTGAGCTACGAGCACCCCATCCGGCTGATGGCCGACCTGCGCCAGATGGGCGAGACGAGCGTGCTGGCCGAACGCCATCCCAAGCCGATGACCCGCGCCCTGCTGGCGCGGGCGAGCGAGCTCTACGTGCAGCGGTTCGGCGGGCCGGACGGGCGCGTGCCGGCCACCTTCGAGATCATCACCCTGACCGGCTGGGCGCCGCACGAGAGCCAGCAGAAGCCGCTGCGCCCCGGCTCGGCCAAGATGAGCCTCGCCGAGGCCCTGGGCACGGTGGAGCAACGGCTGCCGCGCTAGGCGGGCAAGCTTATCCACAGCGACAACTCGCCACGGCGGCGCTTGCTGCGAAGCACCCTTAAGGTTGCGCTTGAGGGACGCTCTCGCCCCGGGGGCAGATTTGAAAGTCGTTTTCGCCGCAGGACTCGCCTGCGCCGTTTCCCTCGTCGTGGCCGGATGCGCTGCGACGCCCGAACAACCGCGCTCTCAGTCCCGCAGCTACTATTCGCCCGCCGTGCGCGCGACGCCGTCGGGACTGACGGCCGAAGCGAGCGTCTTCGAAGGCTACATGCGCCGGGCGCGCGGCATCGACGCCAGCTTCTCGGGCCCGGCCGAGGTTTCAGAGGCCCTGCAGACGGGGGCGGCGGGAGAGCCGCGCCAGCTGGAGAGCGGCATGATCGCCTACGCCGCGGTCGCCGCCCTGCAGGAGCCGCGTTTCGTGGACGGACTTCGGGGGAGCCGCGCCGACCGGGGGGACCTGGCGCGGCGGCTCGCCAGCGATCCCGCCTATGCGCTCGAGCTGCCCGGCGGAGAGGCCGCGGCGGCGCGCGCGGCGGGCGCGCTGGCGAGCCAGGGAGAGGCGCTGCGCGCGCAGGGACTGAAGGTGAAGCGCGCGGCCTATTCGGTGCAGCACCAGGCCTGGTCGAAGCGCAACGTGCCCGACCCGCGCGGCCGGCTGGCCCGGGTCAAGCAGCTCTCCAGCGAGCCGATGCGGGGCGGCGAGGACGCTGCGCGGCTCTATGCGGCGATGGCGGAAGGCGGGCGGCGCGGCGGGGCGGCGAGCCCGGCGGTGACGCGGGCCGTGGCGGTGGCGGCGTTGAACGTGCTGGGTCAGGAAGGCCGCGGCCGTGCGCTGATGAGCGAGCCCCGCACCGCCTCCTGCCTGCGGATCGCCAAGCTCAATCTCTACCAGTGCCTGGCGGCCGCGGGGCCGCAGTACGAGGACATCTTCTGCCTGGGCGAACACGCCATGGCCGAGACCGGCAGTTGCGTCGCCGACGCAACGCGGGCGAGCCGGGTCAGCTATCGGCGCTAGTCGCCCAGCAGGTGCAGCGCCACCTCGCGTCGGTGCGGGCGGCGGCGGTGCTCGAAGAGGTAGATCCCCTGCCAGGTTCCGAGGGCGAGCCGACCGCCGATCAGAGGGATCGACAGCTGCACGCCCGTGAGCGCCGCGCGCAGGTGGGCCGGCATGTCGTCGGGCCCCTCGTCCTGGTGGATCCAGTCGCGGCTTTCCGGCGCGACGCGCGCGATCCAGGTCTCGAGGTCGCGCTGCACGTCGGGGTCGGCGTTCTCCTGGATCAGCAGGGACGCCGAGGTGTGGCGGCAGAAGACAGTGAGCAGGCCGGTGGTCATCCCCTGCCCCGCTGCCCAGCCGGCGACCTCGCGGGTGATCTCCACCAACCCCTGTCCGGAGGTCTGGATCGCGAGGATCCTCGCCGCCTGGCGCATCAGAGGACGTCGCGCAGCCAGGCGACCAGCGGCGCGTCGGCGGGCGGCATCTCGTAGTCCCCGAGCTTCGAGGGCTTCACCCAGGCGAGCGCCGAGTGATGGCGAGCGACGACGCTGCCCTCCCAGCGCCGGCAGAGGTAGAGCGGCATCAGGAGGTGGAAGTCCTCGTAGGTGTGGCTGGCGAAGACGAAGGGGGCAAGGCAGGCGCTGGCGACGCGGATGCCCAGCTCCTCGTCGAGTTCGCGGATCAGGCAGGCTTCGGGAGTCTCGCCGGCCTCGACCTTGCCGCCGGGAAACTCCCACAGGCCGGCCAGCGACTTGCCCGGCGGCCGCTGGCAGATCAGCACCCGGCCGTCGACGTCGACGAGCGCCGCGGCGGCGACCAGCAGGATCGGCTTGCCCTCGGCCATCCTCAGGACCGGTAGTCCCCGTTGATCTCGACGTAGCGCTTGGTGAGGTCGCAGGTCCACATCTCGGCCGAGCCGCGGCCGACGCCCACGTCGACGGTGACCTCGAGCTCCTTCTTCTTCATGTAGGCGCTCATCTTGGCCTCGTCGTAACTGGAGGCGATGAGGCCGTCCTGGGCGGCCCAGTGGGGCCCGAACTTCACGCTCAGCTTGTCGCGGTCGATGGGCTCGTCGGCGCGGCCCACCGCCATGACGATGCGGCCCCAGTTGGCGTCCTCGCCGGCGAAGGCGGTCTTGACCAGCGGGCTCTCGCAGATCGTGCGGGCGATCTTGCGCGCCGAGGCGTGGCTCTCCGCGCCGGTCACGGACACCTTGATGAACTTGGTGGCCCCCTCCCCGTCCCGAACGAGCTGCTGGGCGAGGTTCATCAGCACCCCTTCCAGCTTGTCGCGGAAGTCCGCCAGGCGCTTGTCGCCGGCCCGGCTGATCTTGGGCGCGCCGGACTTGCCGGTGGCGAACAGCAAGAGGGTGTCGTTGGTCGAGCGGTCGCCGTCCACCGTGATCGCGTTGAAGGTGTTGCGGGTATAGAGGCTGCAGAGGATCTGCAGCGCCGCCGGCGAGATGGCCGCGTCGGTGACCACGAAGGCCAGCATGGTCGCCATGTCCGGCGCGATCATCCCCGAGCCCTTGCAGATCCCGGCGATGCGCACCTTCTGGCCGTCGATCGTGGCCTCGGCGTAGGCGCCCTTCGGGAAGGTGTCGGTGGTCATGATCGCCTGGGCGGCCTGCGCCCAGTAGTCGTCGGTCAGCCGGGCGCCGACCTCAGGCAGGCGATGCGTGATCTTGGAGTCGTCCAGCAGCACGCCGATGACGCCGGTGGAGGCGACCATGACGTCGCGCTGGCGGCAGTCGAACCGCTTGGCGACCGCCGAGCAGACCCGGCGCACCGCGTCCGCGCCGGGCTTGCCGGTGAAGGAGTTGGCGCAGCCGGCGTTGACCACGACGGCCTTCACCCCCTCGCCCTTGGTCATCGTCAGGTG contains:
- a CDS encoding ComF family protein, producing the protein MRAEHGPFAGWTPAPHLRAAWRTALDLVFPPRSLDGGPAASAGGLPAELWSRIHFLDDPVCDGCGSPFPYDQGPGLNGEPARCAACLARPRAFDAARAACLYDEASREPILKLKHADRPDLGELFSLWIGRAARDLVVEADAVAPVPLHALRLLKRRYNQAAEIARPLARREGLAYLPDALVRRRATESQAGKSGSGRRRNVAAAFVVPAARRRQVEGKHILLIDDVMTTGATAEGCARALKAAGAARVDVAVVARVKEMGGLTI
- a CDS encoding carbon-nitrogen hydrolase family protein, coding for MKVGLIQSRTPASQDAALAQILPLVREAAAGGAEFIATPEGSNILQKDRAKLFPALMSLEEDVFVAGMREAAKDLGVWILIGSALVRREDGKCANRAVLIDPQGAITATYDKLHMFDVDLPTGEVARESESYTPGDRAVVADIPGTKLGLTICYDLRFPALYRALALAGAEVMTIPAAFTRPTGEAHWEVLMRARAIETGSFVLAPAQGGFHEDGRGTWGHTIVVGPWGEVIARLDHDEPGVLLADLDLAAAGKARRAIPALANARAFTGP
- the grxC gene encoding glutaredoxin 3 yields the protein MAHVTIYTKPYCPYCIRAVSLLEEKGVDFTEIEAAFDPDKKAEMVQRSGRMTFPQIFVGDRHIGGCDDMMALEREGKLDPLLQAAA
- a CDS encoding secondary thiamine-phosphate synthase enzyme YjbQ, which translates into the protein MRQAARILAIQTSGQGLVEITREVAGWAAGQGMTTGLLTVFCRHTSASLLIQENADPDVQRDLETWIARVAPESRDWIHQDEGPDDMPAHLRAALTGVQLSIPLIGGRLALGTWQGIYLFEHRRRPHRREVALHLLGD
- the argJ gene encoding bifunctional glutamate N-acetyltransferase/amino-acid acetyltransferase ArgJ, whose product is MTRKPNTPTAKGAAAKAGAKSPAEKALEAAAKPVEVVGHTLERAFDPLASALKRAALKRADKQSRQFDAAPEAAEPAARKSAPAKAPVKTKSDMPVSPLVVPFPKIPPIAGVQLATGRAGFYKHEREDLLVMHFPEGASAAGVFTRHGVGSAPVDWCKRHLTMTKGEGVKAVVVNAGCANSFTGKPGADAVRRVCSAVAKRFDCRQRDVMVASTGVIGVLLDDSKITHRLPEVGARLTDDYWAQAAQAIMTTDTFPKGAYAEATIDGQKVRIAGICKGSGMIAPDMATMLAFVVTDAAISPAALQILCSLYTRNTFNAITVDGDRSTNDTLLLFATGKSGAPKISRAGDKRLADFRDKLEGVLMNLAQQLVRDGEGATKFIKVSVTGAESHASARKIARTICESPLVKTAFAGEDANWGRIVMAVGRADEPIDRDKLSVKFGPHWAAQDGLIASSYDEAKMSAYMKKKELEVTVDVGVGRGSAEMWTCDLTKRYVEINGDYRS
- a CDS encoding DUF1178 family protein translates to MIRYALVCDHDHEFEGWFGSSADYDQQQARGLVECPVCASKTVRKQIMAPAVVGARKTVQDEAPRRAQMMMEAMGKLRAHVEENFDDVGDAFASEARAIHEGRAEDRGIYGQASPKEVKELVEDGVPVAPLPPKPPQKTEVN
- a CDS encoding methyltransferase domain-containing protein translates to MSEPPRLFDRTLHRKRLDRAARGFGQADFLHRRAAQDVAERLEAIMRNFPVAVELSSRGGAFREALSAGPAAERVGFLAEADLSHAMLGGRGGARLVLDEEALPFASESLDLVVSTLGLHWTNDVVGALVQIRLALKPDGLFIGAFLGGATLTELRQSLMDAEAELLGGAGSRVSPFADTADAASLLQRAGFALPVADVDRVTVSYEHPIRLMADLRQMGETSVLAERHPKPMTRALLARASELYVQRFGGPDGRVPATFEIITLTGWAPHESQQKPLRPGSAKMSLAEALGTVEQRLPR
- a CDS encoding (deoxy)nucleoside triphosphate pyrophosphohydrolase, which gives rise to MAEGKPILLVAAAALVDVDGRVLICQRPPGKSLAGLWEFPGGKVEAGETPEACLIRELDEELGIRVASACLAPFVFASHTYEDFHLLMPLYLCRRWEGSVVARHHSALAWVKPSKLGDYEMPPADAPLVAWLRDVL
- a CDS encoding M20/M25/M40 family metallo-hydrolase, whose translation is MFRTVAAAAALLVAATSPALAADKTAAAPAAAPNFPGQAEFRDLYKELIEIDTTAEHGSCTRAAEAMAARLKAAGYPAADVQVLAPADRPKDGNLIAVLHGSDAKLKPVMLLAHIDVVEAKRADWTRDPFKLVEENGYFYARGASDDKAMASSFTDAMIRFRKEGFKPRRSIKLALTCGEETPDTFNGVSWLLSTHRELMDAAFALNEGAGGRLQGDQRVFLGIQAGEKVYQDFTLSVTNPGGHSSRPVKDNAIYHLANALARLGAYDFPVHINQATRLHFTKMSAIMGGEMGAAMKLAASDAPTPEAIAAIAKDPGYNSMMRTTCVATMIDGGHALNALPQKASANVNCRILPDESVEATEATLAKVMAEPAVKLEPAGAKSPVSPPPPLTPQILGPAEKVAGELWPGVPLVPAMSTGATDGRFMLAAGVPTYGLSGMFGEPDGGGVHGLNERIRVRSLYEGREFLYRVVKLYAAQR